Proteins co-encoded in one Paraburkholderia terrae genomic window:
- the ychF gene encoding redox-regulated ATPase YchF → MSLKCGIVGLPNVGKSTLFNALTKAGIAAENYPFCTIEPNVGVVEVPDARLTALAGIVKPERIVPAVVEFVDIAGLVAGASKGEGLGNQFLANIRETDAITHVVRCFEDENVIHVAGKVDPVSDIEVINTELALADLATVEKALTRYAKAAKSGNDKEAVKLAAVLEKVRAQLDQAKPVRGLNLTEEELLLIRPFCLITAKPAMYVANVKEDGFENNPHLDAVRKYAETENAPVVAVCAAIEAEIADLADEDKEVFLADMGMHEPGLNRVIRAGFKLLGLQTYFTAGVKEVRAWTIHVGDTAPQAAGAIHTDFERGFIRAQTIGFDDYIAYKGEQGAKEAGKMRAEGKEYIVHDGDVMNFLFNV, encoded by the coding sequence ATGAGCCTCAAATGCGGCATCGTCGGCCTGCCTAACGTCGGCAAGTCCACCCTGTTCAATGCGCTGACCAAGGCGGGCATCGCCGCCGAAAACTATCCGTTCTGCACGATCGAGCCGAACGTCGGCGTGGTCGAAGTGCCGGACGCGCGCCTGACGGCGCTCGCCGGCATCGTCAAGCCGGAGCGCATCGTGCCCGCCGTCGTCGAATTCGTCGACATCGCGGGTCTGGTGGCGGGCGCGAGCAAGGGCGAAGGCCTCGGCAACCAGTTCCTCGCGAATATCCGCGAAACGGATGCGATCACGCACGTCGTGCGCTGCTTCGAAGACGAGAACGTGATTCACGTCGCGGGCAAGGTTGATCCCGTGTCGGATATCGAAGTGATCAACACGGAACTCGCGCTCGCCGACCTCGCAACGGTCGAAAAGGCGCTCACACGCTATGCGAAAGCCGCGAAGTCCGGCAACGACAAGGAAGCGGTGAAGCTCGCTGCGGTGCTGGAAAAGGTTCGCGCGCAACTGGATCAGGCGAAGCCGGTTCGCGGGCTGAATCTGACGGAAGAAGAGCTTCTGCTGATCAGGCCGTTCTGCCTGATTACGGCCAAGCCGGCCATGTACGTCGCGAACGTCAAGGAAGACGGCTTCGAGAACAATCCGCACCTGGACGCGGTGCGCAAGTACGCCGAAACGGAAAATGCGCCCGTGGTCGCCGTGTGCGCGGCGATCGAGGCGGAAATCGCCGATCTCGCCGATGAAGACAAGGAAGTGTTTCTCGCCGACATGGGCATGCACGAGCCGGGTCTGAACCGCGTGATTCGCGCGGGTTTCAAGCTGCTCGGCCTGCAGACGTATTTCACGGCGGGCGTGAAGGAAGTGCGCGCATGGACGATTCATGTCGGCGATACCGCGCCGCAGGCTGCGGGCGCGATTCACACGGACTTCGAACGCGGCTTCATTCGCGCGCAGACGATCGGATTTGACGATTACATCGCGTACAAGGGTGAACAAGGCGCGAAGGAAGCGGGCAAGATGCGCGCCGAAGGGAAGGAGTACATCGTGCATGACGGCGACGTGATGAACTTTTTGTTCAACGTCTGA
- a CDS encoding CYTH domain-containing protein, with amino-acid sequence MGMEHEIKLSLPTGQVGAATQWLIQRAGGKGRTITLENSYYDTPSLTLARAKSAVRVRRTPDGWLQTYKTVGTSSGGLHSRHEWEMPIKGNALEIDALLAACDDEPSKEALRSARDDLIPLFSTNFSRTIWHVRIEGADVEAAVDQGEVVAVVHGETRRAPICEIELELKHGDAGALNALSAEIAQAVHGLRPDDVSKAQRGYRLRESNSQ; translated from the coding sequence ATGGGCATGGAACACGAGATCAAGCTGTCGCTGCCGACCGGTCAGGTCGGCGCCGCGACGCAATGGTTGATTCAACGCGCCGGTGGCAAGGGCCGCACGATCACGCTCGAAAACAGCTATTACGACACACCGTCGCTGACGCTCGCGCGCGCGAAAAGCGCGGTGCGCGTGCGCCGCACGCCGGACGGCTGGCTGCAGACGTACAAGACGGTCGGCACGTCGAGTGGCGGCTTGCACAGCCGGCACGAGTGGGAAATGCCCATCAAGGGCAACGCGCTCGAGATCGACGCGCTGCTCGCAGCCTGTGACGACGAACCGTCGAAGGAAGCGTTGCGCAGCGCGCGTGACGACCTGATTCCGCTGTTCAGCACCAATTTCTCGCGGACGATCTGGCACGTGCGCATCGAAGGCGCCGACGTCGAGGCGGCCGTCGACCAGGGCGAGGTTGTCGCGGTCGTACACGGTGAAACGCGCCGCGCACCGATCTGCGAGATCGAGTTGGAACTGAAGCACGGTGACGCGGGGGCGCTGAACGCGTTGTCGGCGGAAATCGCGCAGGCCGTGCATGGCTTGCGCCCCGATGATGTGAGCAAGGCGCAGCGTGGTTATCGTCTGCGCGAAAGCAACTCGCAATAA
- a CDS encoding FMN-dependent NADH-azoreductase: MTTILQINSSARSQGAQSTLLANELTAKLQQSNPGAQVVVRNLHEDALPHLDDAILGAFFTPAEQRTAEQQAIAARSEALIAELQAADIVVIGAPLYNFGISSQLKTYFDFIARAGITFKYGANGPEGLVTGKKVFVVSARGGKYVGTPGDTQTPYMTTFLGFLGMTDVNFIYAEGLNMGPDAATAALAGAREAIAAA, from the coding sequence ATGACTACGATCCTGCAAATCAACTCGTCGGCTCGCTCGCAAGGCGCTCAATCGACGCTGCTGGCAAACGAACTGACGGCGAAGCTGCAACAATCGAATCCGGGCGCGCAAGTCGTCGTCCGCAATCTGCACGAAGACGCACTGCCGCACCTCGACGACGCGATCCTCGGCGCGTTCTTCACGCCCGCCGAACAGCGCACGGCTGAACAGCAAGCCATCGCAGCCCGCAGCGAAGCGCTGATCGCCGAACTGCAAGCCGCCGACATCGTCGTGATCGGCGCGCCGCTGTACAACTTCGGTATCTCGTCGCAACTGAAGACGTACTTCGACTTCATCGCACGCGCTGGCATCACGTTCAAGTACGGCGCGAACGGTCCGGAAGGTCTCGTGACGGGCAAGAAGGTGTTCGTGGTATCGGCACGCGGCGGCAAGTACGTCGGCACGCCGGGCGACACGCAGACGCCTTACATGACGACGTTCCTCGGCTTCCTCGGCATGACCGACGTGAACTTCATCTACGCGGAAGGCCTGAACATGGGCCCGGACGCAGCGACCGCGGCACTGGCCGGCGCGCGCGAAGCGATTGCTGCTGCCTGA
- a CDS encoding uracil-DNA glycosylase: MNSAKRSRTSPTQPSLFTDDDTRAAAPSPATEIQTLEAQFEGLPPAWRAHLKPFIDSDTYAPLCQFVDGERASGKTVYPADVFRALRLTSPDDVKVVILGQDPYHGEDRGTPQAHGLAFSVPPSVRPPPSLRNIFKEIAASLGHEAPQHGCLDAWARQGVLLLNTVLTVERDRAASHAKRGWEKCTDTLIHELAMRHDGLVFMLWGAHAQAKRALLGGKSHCVLEAPHPSPLSAHRGFLGCRHFALANEFLEAHGRQTIDWRLPETGEVFA; this comes from the coding sequence ATGAATTCCGCAAAACGTTCCCGCACCTCGCCGACGCAGCCGTCGCTCTTCACCGACGACGACACCCGCGCCGCCGCGCCCTCTCCCGCCACAGAGATTCAGACGCTCGAAGCGCAATTCGAAGGCCTGCCGCCTGCCTGGCGCGCGCACCTCAAACCGTTTATCGATAGCGACACGTATGCGCCGCTGTGCCAGTTCGTCGATGGCGAACGCGCGTCCGGCAAGACCGTCTATCCCGCCGACGTATTCCGCGCACTGCGACTCACGAGTCCCGACGACGTCAAGGTCGTGATTCTCGGCCAGGACCCGTATCACGGCGAAGACCGTGGCACGCCGCAGGCGCACGGTCTCGCGTTTTCAGTGCCGCCTTCGGTACGGCCGCCGCCGTCGTTGCGCAACATCTTCAAGGAAATCGCCGCGAGCCTCGGCCATGAGGCGCCGCAGCACGGCTGTCTCGATGCGTGGGCGCGACAAGGCGTGCTGTTGCTCAACACGGTGCTGACCGTCGAACGCGATCGTGCCGCGAGTCACGCGAAGCGCGGCTGGGAAAAATGCACCGACACGCTCATCCACGAACTCGCGATGCGTCACGATGGGCTCGTGTTCATGCTGTGGGGCGCGCACGCGCAGGCCAAGCGCGCGCTGCTCGGCGGCAAGTCGCATTGTGTGCTGGAAGCGCCCCACCCGTCGCCGCTATCGGCGCATCGCGGGTTTCTCGGCTGCCGGCATTTCGCGCTCGCCAACGAATTTCTCGAAGCGCATGGCCGTCAGACCATCGACTGGCGTTTGCCGGAAACGGGAGAAGTGTTCGCCTGA
- a CDS encoding M61 family metallopeptidase: MKPIRYTIVPKHPAAHLFEVTVTVAEPDPSGQRFMLPVWIPGSYMVREFARNIVTLRAFNDAGRKVRLEKIDKHSWQAAPVKGALTLRYEVYAWDLSVRAAHLDDTTGFFNGTSVFLSPLGFEDAPCVVDIQKPAGPQFHNWRVATALTEGRGTKRYGFGEYSAQNYDELIDHPVTLGEFELATFKAHGVPHDIVIAGRVIGLDMARLSADLKRVCEAQIALFEPRSKKAPMDRYVFMTQAVTDGYGGLEHRASTALICNRADLPVEGRDETTDGYRTYLGLCSHEYFHTWNVKRIKPAVFAPYDLTQENYTSLLWLFEGFTSYYDDLVLVRSGLIKDTDYFTLLGKTIGGVLRGSGRLKQTVAESSFDAWVKYYRQDENAANAIVSYYTKGSLVALAFDLTIRAQTQNRKSLDDVMRLLWQRYGRDFFKGKSQGIEEADVEALFAEATGADLSELFAEGVRGTSDLPLDTLLAPFGVTLEADVDPKGKPSLGARMRGGADCTVAAVHDGSAAQKAGLSAGDVLIAVDGLRVTGSNLDALLSRYQPGAKVEVHAFRRDELRVAQVKLDGPEVSRYKLTANDKRAAAVTARKRWLGGK, translated from the coding sequence ATGAAGCCGATCCGCTACACCATCGTTCCGAAGCATCCCGCCGCCCATCTCTTCGAAGTGACCGTGACCGTCGCCGAGCCCGATCCGTCGGGCCAGCGCTTCATGCTGCCCGTGTGGATTCCCGGCAGCTACATGGTCCGCGAGTTCGCGCGCAACATCGTAACGCTACGCGCGTTCAACGACGCGGGCCGCAAGGTGCGGCTCGAAAAGATCGACAAGCACTCGTGGCAGGCGGCGCCCGTCAAGGGCGCGCTGACGCTGCGCTACGAGGTCTACGCATGGGACCTGTCGGTGCGCGCCGCGCATCTCGACGACACGACGGGCTTCTTCAACGGCACGAGCGTGTTTCTGTCGCCGCTCGGGTTCGAGGACGCGCCGTGCGTCGTCGATATCCAGAAGCCGGCCGGTCCGCAATTCCACAACTGGCGCGTCGCGACGGCGTTGACGGAAGGGCGCGGCACGAAGCGCTACGGCTTCGGCGAGTACAGCGCGCAGAACTACGACGAGCTGATCGATCATCCCGTCACGCTCGGTGAATTCGAACTCGCGACGTTCAAGGCGCACGGCGTGCCGCACGACATCGTGATCGCCGGGCGCGTGATCGGTTTGGACATGGCGCGGCTGTCGGCGGATCTGAAGCGCGTTTGCGAAGCACAGATCGCGCTCTTCGAGCCGCGCTCGAAAAAGGCGCCGATGGACCGCTACGTCTTCATGACGCAAGCCGTCACCGATGGCTACGGCGGTCTGGAGCATCGCGCATCGACGGCGCTGATCTGCAATCGCGCGGATTTGCCCGTCGAAGGCCGCGACGAGACGACGGACGGCTATCGCACGTATCTCGGCCTGTGCAGCCACGAATACTTCCACACGTGGAACGTGAAGCGCATCAAGCCCGCCGTGTTCGCGCCGTACGATCTCACGCAGGAAAATTACACGTCGCTGCTGTGGCTGTTCGAGGGCTTCACGTCTTACTACGACGACCTGGTGCTCGTGCGCAGCGGCCTGATCAAGGATACCGACTACTTCACGCTGCTCGGCAAGACGATCGGCGGCGTGCTGCGCGGCAGCGGGCGCCTGAAGCAGACGGTCGCCGAAAGTTCGTTCGACGCGTGGGTCAAGTACTACCGTCAGGACGAAAACGCGGCGAACGCGATCGTCAGCTATTACACGAAGGGCTCGCTGGTCGCACTCGCGTTCGATCTGACGATTCGCGCGCAAACGCAGAACCGCAAATCGCTCGACGACGTGATGCGCCTGCTGTGGCAGCGCTACGGGCGCGACTTCTTCAAGGGCAAGAGTCAGGGCATCGAGGAAGCCGACGTCGAGGCGCTGTTCGCCGAGGCCACGGGCGCGGACCTGTCGGAGCTTTTCGCGGAAGGCGTGCGCGGTACGAGCGATCTGCCGCTCGACACGCTGTTGGCGCCGTTCGGCGTGACACTCGAAGCGGACGTCGATCCGAAGGGCAAGCCGTCGCTCGGCGCGCGCATGCGCGGCGGCGCGGACTGCACGGTGGCGGCCGTTCATGACGGCAGCGCGGCGCAGAAGGCCGGTCTTTCGGCGGGCGACGTGCTGATTGCCGTCGACGGCTTGCGCGTGACGGGCTCGAATCTCGACGCGCTGCTGTCGCGCTACCAGCCCGGCGCGAAGGTCGAGGTGCATGCGTTCCGGCGCGACGAGCTGCGCGTCGCGCAGGTCAAGCTGGACGGACCGGAAGTCTCGCGCTACAAACTCACCGCGAACGACAAACGCGCGGCGGCCGTAACGGCGCGCAAACGCTGGCTGGGCGGCAAGTAA
- the trpC gene encoding indole-3-glycerol phosphate synthase TrpC, whose protein sequence is MSDILDRIIDVKREEVRAAQQSAPLEELRLQASSRDLRDFVGAIRAKHEAGLAAVIAEVKKASPSKGVLRDNFVPADIARSYAKHGAACLSVLTDVQFFQGSAKYLEEARAACDLPVLRKDFIVDPYQILEARAMGADAILLIVAALELSQMQDLEAYAHSLGLAVLVEVHDKDELVDALTLKTPLMGVNNRNLRTFETSIDTTLGLLDMMPDDRIVVTESGIMSRGDVERMRAMDVNSFLVGEAFMRAEEPGAELARMFF, encoded by the coding sequence ATGAGCGATATTCTCGACCGCATCATCGACGTCAAGCGCGAAGAAGTGCGCGCCGCGCAGCAAAGCGCGCCGCTCGAAGAGTTGCGCCTGCAGGCATCGTCGCGCGATCTGCGCGATTTCGTCGGCGCGATTCGCGCGAAGCATGAAGCGGGTCTCGCGGCCGTGATCGCCGAGGTCAAGAAGGCGAGTCCGTCGAAAGGCGTGCTGCGCGACAACTTTGTACCGGCGGACATCGCGCGTTCATACGCGAAGCACGGCGCGGCGTGTCTATCCGTGCTGACCGACGTGCAGTTCTTCCAGGGCAGCGCGAAGTATCTGGAAGAGGCGCGCGCCGCGTGCGATCTGCCCGTTCTGCGCAAGGATTTCATCGTCGATCCGTATCAGATCCTCGAAGCGCGCGCGATGGGCGCCGACGCGATCCTGCTGATCGTCGCGGCACTCGAACTCTCGCAGATGCAGGATCTCGAAGCGTACGCGCATTCGCTCGGCCTCGCGGTGCTGGTCGAAGTTCACGACAAGGACGAACTGGTCGACGCGCTGACGCTGAAGACGCCGCTGATGGGCGTGAACAACCGCAATCTGCGCACGTTCGAAACATCGATCGACACCACGCTCGGCCTGCTGGACATGATGCCGGACGACCGCATCGTCGTGACCGAGTCGGGCATCATGTCGCGCGGCGACGTCGAGCGGATGCGCGCGATGGACGTGAACTCGTTCCTCGTCGGCGAAGCGTTCATGCGCGCCGAAGAACCGGGCGCGGAGCTTGCGCGGATGTTCTTCTGA
- a CDS encoding aminodeoxychorismate/anthranilate synthase component II — protein sequence MLLMIDNYDSFTYNLVQYFGELGEDVRTYRNDEITLDEIAKLNPERICLSPGPSNPQHAGITLDVLREFSGKYPILGVCLGHQAIGEAFGGRVVRAQTIMHGKVSQIETDCKGVFADLPKHFTVTRYHSLAIERESLPDCLEISAWTDDGEIMGVRHKTLPVEGVQFHPESILSEHGHALLENFVKQSKAVARSA from the coding sequence ATGCTGCTGATGATCGACAACTACGATTCGTTCACCTATAACCTGGTCCAGTACTTCGGCGAACTCGGCGAAGACGTGCGGACCTATCGCAACGACGAAATCACGCTCGACGAAATCGCGAAGCTCAACCCCGAGCGCATTTGCCTTTCACCGGGACCGAGCAATCCGCAACACGCGGGCATCACGCTCGACGTGCTGCGTGAATTCTCCGGCAAGTATCCGATCCTCGGCGTGTGTCTCGGCCATCAGGCGATCGGCGAAGCGTTCGGCGGCCGTGTGGTGCGCGCGCAGACCATCATGCACGGCAAGGTGAGCCAGATCGAAACCGACTGCAAAGGCGTATTCGCCGACCTGCCGAAGCACTTCACCGTCACGCGTTATCACTCGCTCGCGATCGAGCGCGAGTCGCTGCCCGATTGCCTCGAAATATCAGCATGGACCGACGACGGCGAAATCATGGGCGTGCGTCACAAGACGCTGCCTGTCGAAGGCGTGCAGTTCCATCCGGAATCGATCCTGTCGGAACACGGCCACGCGTTGCTCGAAAACTTCGTGAAGCAGTCGAAGGCCGTGGCGCGCAGCGCTTAA
- the ugpB gene encoding sn-glycerol-3-phosphate ABC transporter substrate-binding protein UgpB yields MHCKPLIRSLSVAAVLSFGTWQTAYAATEIQFWHAMEAALGERLNTIANDFNASQSDYKIVPVFKGTYDQTLAAGIAAYRSGNAPAILQVYEVGTATMMQAKKAVIPVSDVFKQAGMTLDEKAFVPTIASYYSDSKTGHLISMPFNSSTPVLYYNKEAFKKAGLDPNTPPKTWAELEQDALKLKAAGMSCGYSSGWQSWIQLENYSAWHGAPFATENNGFDGADAKLEFNKPLQIAHITFLQKMQKEGAFTYVGRKDEPVSKFYSGDCGIITNSSGSLATIRKYAKFDFGTGMMPYDASVKGAPQNAIIGGASLWVLSGKDPAEYKGVAKFLAYLSSPPVAAKWHQDTGYLPVTTAAYQLTQQQGFYEKNPGSDTAIKQMLNKPPLPYTKGLRLGNMPQIRTIIDEELEQVWSDKKTPKDALDSSVSRGDELLRRFEKAGS; encoded by the coding sequence ATGCATTGCAAGCCGCTCATCCGTTCGCTGTCCGTCGCAGCCGTTCTGTCATTCGGTACCTGGCAAACCGCCTACGCCGCCACAGAAATCCAGTTCTGGCATGCAATGGAAGCCGCCCTCGGCGAACGCCTGAACACGATCGCCAACGACTTCAACGCATCGCAGAGCGACTACAAGATCGTCCCCGTCTTCAAGGGCACCTACGACCAGACGCTCGCAGCCGGCATCGCGGCGTATCGCAGCGGCAACGCGCCCGCGATCCTGCAGGTCTACGAGGTCGGCACCGCGACGATGATGCAGGCGAAGAAAGCCGTCATTCCCGTCTCCGACGTGTTCAAGCAGGCGGGCATGACGCTCGACGAAAAAGCTTTCGTGCCGACCATCGCCAGCTATTACAGCGACTCGAAGACAGGCCACCTGATCTCGATGCCGTTCAATAGCTCGACGCCCGTCCTCTACTACAACAAGGAAGCCTTCAAGAAAGCCGGCCTCGATCCGAACACACCGCCCAAAACGTGGGCGGAACTGGAGCAGGACGCGCTGAAACTGAAAGCAGCGGGCATGTCGTGCGGCTATTCGTCGGGCTGGCAAAGCTGGATTCAGCTCGAGAACTACAGCGCCTGGCACGGCGCGCCGTTCGCGACGGAGAACAACGGCTTCGACGGCGCCGACGCCAAGCTCGAATTCAACAAGCCGCTGCAGATCGCGCACATCACGTTCCTGCAGAAGATGCAGAAGGAAGGCGCATTCACCTATGTCGGCCGCAAGGACGAACCGGTGTCGAAGTTCTACAGCGGCGACTGCGGGATCATCACGAACTCGTCCGGCTCGCTGGCAACGATCCGCAAGTACGCGAAGTTCGACTTCGGCACGGGCATGATGCCGTACGACGCGAGCGTAAAGGGCGCGCCGCAGAACGCGATCATCGGCGGCGCGAGCCTGTGGGTGCTGTCGGGCAAGGACCCCGCCGAATATAAGGGCGTCGCGAAGTTCCTCGCCTATCTCAGCTCGCCGCCTGTCGCCGCGAAATGGCATCAGGACACGGGTTATCTGCCCGTCACCACGGCCGCTTATCAGTTGACCCAGCAACAGGGCTTCTACGAGAAGAATCCCGGCAGCGACACGGCTATCAAGCAGATGCTGAACAAACCGCCCCTGCCGTACACGAAGGGACTGCGTCTGGGCAACATGCCGCAGATCCGCACGATCATCGACGAAGAACTCGAACAGGTCTGGTCCGACAAGAAGACGCCGAAGGATGCGCTCGATTCGTCGGTGTCGCGCGGCGACGAACTGCTGCGCCGCTTCGAGAAAGCGGGTAGCTGA
- the trpD gene encoding anthranilate phosphoribosyltransferase, giving the protein MITAQEALQRTIEHREIFHDEMLHLMRLIMRGDMSPVMAAAIITGLRVKKETIGEITAAATVMREFARHVEVQDNSNFVDIVGTGGDGSHTFNISTATMFVTAAAGAKVAKHGNRGVSSKSGSADVLEALGVNIDLQPEQVAASIAETGMGFMFAPNHHPAMKNIAPVRRELGVRTIFNILGPLTNPAGAPNQLQGVFHPDLVGIQVRVMERLGANHVLVVYGMDGMDEVSLGGATLVGELRDGKVTEYEIHPEDFGMQMVSNRTLKVADATESKVLLLEALDNKPGVAREIVTLNAGTALYAANVVESIADGLQLAREAIASGKARAKVDDLVRFTQQFKK; this is encoded by the coding sequence ATGATTACGGCCCAGGAAGCGCTGCAACGCACGATCGAGCATCGCGAAATTTTCCACGACGAAATGCTGCACCTGATGCGTCTCATCATGCGCGGCGACATGTCGCCCGTGATGGCGGCCGCGATCATCACGGGGCTGCGCGTCAAAAAAGAGACCATCGGCGAGATCACCGCGGCCGCCACGGTGATGCGTGAGTTCGCCCGTCACGTTGAAGTGCAGGACAACTCGAACTTCGTCGATATCGTGGGCACGGGCGGCGACGGATCGCACACGTTCAACATCTCGACGGCGACGATGTTCGTGACGGCGGCGGCTGGCGCGAAGGTCGCGAAGCACGGCAATCGCGGCGTGTCGAGCAAGTCAGGCAGCGCGGACGTGCTCGAAGCACTCGGCGTCAATATCGATCTGCAGCCGGAACAGGTGGCCGCGTCGATCGCCGAAACGGGCATGGGCTTCATGTTCGCGCCGAACCATCACCCGGCGATGAAGAACATCGCGCCCGTGCGCCGCGAACTCGGCGTGCGGACCATCTTCAACATCCTCGGTCCGCTGACGAACCCCGCCGGCGCGCCGAACCAGTTGCAAGGCGTGTTTCACCCGGACCTGGTCGGCATTCAGGTTCGCGTGATGGAGCGTCTCGGCGCAAACCACGTGCTCGTCGTGTATGGTATGGACGGCATGGATGAAGTGTCACTCGGCGGCGCGACGCTGGTCGGCGAACTGCGCGACGGCAAGGTGACCGAGTACGAGATTCACCCTGAGGACTTCGGCATGCAGATGGTGTCGAACCGCACGCTGAAAGTCGCGGACGCGACGGAATCGAAAGTGTTGCTGCTCGAAGCACTCGACAACAAGCCGGGCGTCGCGCGCGAAATCGTCACGCTGAACGCGGGCACCGCGCTGTACGCGGCGAACGTCGTGGAGTCGATCGCAGACGGCCTGCAACTGGCCCGCGAAGCGATCGCGAGCGGCAAGGCGCGCGCGAAGGTCGACGACCTGGTCCGCTTCACGCAACAGTTCAAGAAATAA
- a CDS encoding DsbC family protein, producing the protein MKKRIRIAALALAVATIGLGCSAQADQTTDKLKSTLQSRLSEATIKSVSKSPIDGLYEVNLGSQIVYSDASGDHLILGDMIDAKTRQNLTEARLSETNRIDFASLPFANAVKVVKGNGSRKIAVFSDPNCPYCKQLETTLKSMDNITVYTFLYPVLSPDSTVKSKSIWCSSDRAKAWEAWMQDHRAPTAPGTCDTAAIDKNLVLGQSMNVSGTPTVFLADGRRLPGAVPADQLDKALSSVR; encoded by the coding sequence ATGAAGAAACGTATCCGCATCGCCGCGCTGGCGCTGGCCGTCGCGACCATCGGCCTCGGCTGTTCGGCGCAGGCCGACCAGACCACCGACAAGCTCAAGTCGACGCTGCAATCGCGTCTGAGCGAAGCGACGATCAAAAGCGTGTCCAAGTCGCCGATCGACGGGCTTTATGAGGTGAACCTCGGCTCGCAGATCGTCTATAGCGACGCGTCGGGCGACCATCTGATTCTCGGCGACATGATCGACGCGAAGACGCGCCAGAATCTGACGGAAGCGCGCCTGTCCGAAACGAACCGCATCGATTTCGCGAGCCTGCCGTTCGCGAACGCGGTGAAAGTGGTGAAGGGCAACGGCAGCCGCAAGATCGCCGTGTTCTCCGATCCGAACTGCCCGTACTGCAAGCAGCTCGAAACGACGCTGAAGTCGATGGATAACATCACTGTTTATACGTTCCTGTACCCGGTCCTGTCGCCGGATTCGACGGTGAAGTCGAAGTCGATCTGGTGTTCCTCCGACCGCGCGAAGGCATGGGAAGCCTGGATGCAGGATCACCGCGCGCCGACCGCGCCCGGCACCTGCGACACGGCCGCGATCGACAAGAACCTCGTGCTCGGACAGTCGATGAACGTGAGCGGCACGCCGACCGTGTTTCTCGCGGATGGACGTCGCCTGCCGGGCGCCGTGCCGGCGGACCAGCTGGACAAGGCGTTGTCGTCGGTGCGCTGA
- a CDS encoding UbiH/UbiF family hydroxylase translates to MNAHHQSFDVAVIGGGLVGKTAALALTQSGLRVALLAQHCQPLPANAVFDSRVYALSASSQALLERLRVWQALDASRLAPVYDMRVYGDAHAELHFSAFQASVPQLAWIAESSLIEQALDAALRFQPNLTWLDTRAQGLDVKTGGATIGLANGNVLEADLVVGADGAHSWVRAQIGSKVNRRDYRQTGVVANFKAGRPHGETAYQWFRDGEIIALLPLPDGHVSLVWSAMTDHANTLVKLDPAQLAAEVERATMGALGTLECVTPAQGFPLALQTVDRLVAPRVALVGDAAHLIHPLAGQGMNLGLRDVASLVDAIVNKEAFRDIGDTVLLRRYERSRSEDIRALTIATDGLQKLFGLPGNIARAVRNTGMAFVGAQPLVKRWLVSAALG, encoded by the coding sequence ATGAATGCTCACCATCAGTCCTTCGACGTCGCCGTGATCGGCGGCGGGCTCGTCGGCAAGACGGCGGCGCTTGCGCTCACGCAAAGCGGCCTGCGCGTCGCATTGCTCGCGCAGCATTGTCAGCCGCTGCCCGCCAACGCCGTATTCGACTCGCGCGTCTACGCGCTGTCCGCGAGTTCGCAGGCGCTGCTCGAACGCCTGCGCGTGTGGCAGGCGCTCGATGCTTCGCGGCTCGCGCCCGTTTACGACATGCGCGTCTACGGCGACGCACACGCCGAACTGCATTTCTCGGCGTTCCAGGCATCCGTGCCGCAGCTCGCGTGGATCGCTGAATCGTCGCTGATCGAACAGGCGCTCGATGCCGCGCTGCGCTTCCAGCCCAACCTCACGTGGCTCGACACGCGTGCGCAGGGGCTCGATGTCAAGACGGGCGGCGCGACGATCGGTCTCGCCAATGGCAACGTGCTCGAAGCGGATCTCGTGGTCGGCGCGGACGGCGCGCATTCGTGGGTGCGCGCGCAGATCGGCTCGAAGGTGAACCGGCGCGACTACCGGCAGACGGGCGTCGTCGCGAACTTCAAGGCCGGGCGGCCGCACGGCGAGACAGCGTATCAGTGGTTCCGCGACGGCGAGATCATCGCGCTGCTGCCGCTGCCGGATGGGCACGTGTCGCTGGTCTGGTCGGCGATGACCGATCACGCGAACACGCTCGTCAAACTCGATCCGGCGCAACTCGCGGCGGAAGTCGAACGGGCGACGATGGGCGCGCTCGGCACGCTCGAATGTGTGACGCCCGCTCAAGGCTTTCCGCTTGCGCTGCAAACCGTCGACCGGCTGGTCGCGCCGCGCGTCGCGCTGGTCGGCGATGCCGCGCACCTGATCCATCCGCTCGCCGGGCAGGGCATGAATCTGGGCTTGCGCGACGTGGCGTCGCTGGTGGACGCGATCGTGAATAAAGAGGCGTTCCGCGATATCGGCGACACAGTGCTGTTGCGCCGCTACGAACGCTCGCGCAGCGAAGACATTCGCGCGTTGACCATCGCCACCGATGGCCTGCAGAAGCTGTTCGGGCTGCCGGGCAATATCGCGCGCGCGGTTCGCAACACGGGCATGGCATTCGTCGGCGCGCAGCCGCTGGTCAAGCGCTGGCTGGTCTCGGCGGCGCTGGGCTGA